The genomic DNA GGGCGCCGCTGTCAGCGTGCTTCGTCGCGACCCATCCGGAGTTTCCGGTGAAGAACTTCATCGACATGGCCGGCCCCATCGATTTCGCCCACGTCGGGCTCTTCGGGCTGTGGCTGGACCGGCGCTTCTTCGACGTGGACAAGTACGTGGACACGCTGGGGAGCATCCCCCCGGACATGGTCAAGGCGGGCTTCAAGCTGCTCAAGCCCACCATGGATCTCACCACGGGACTCAACCTCTGGTGGAACCTCTGGAACCCGGAGTACGTGGCGGGGGTCAACGCGCTCCACAAGTGGGCCAACGAGTACGTCGCCTTCCCGGGCGAGTTCTTCCGCCAGTGGGTGCGGGATTTCTACCAGGAGAACCGCCTCGTCAAGGGCGAGCTCGTCATGGGCGGCAGGCCGGTGGACCTCACGCGCATCACCTGTCCTGTCCTTGCGGTGGGGGCCCGGGAGGACAACATCGCGCCCCCCGGCTGCGTCAAGCCGCTCATCGCGGCCGTGGGGAGCGCCGACCGCGCGTACGTGGAGCTGCCCGGCGGGCACATCTCGCTCATCGCCGGGCGCGGCGCCTCGGTGCATTGCTGGCCCAAGGTCGCCTCGTGGCTGGCGGCGCGGTCGTGAGGCTCTGGGGTGAGCGCCGGGGAGGGGAGTGACGATGCCGGACATTGGCGGGCAGCAGCTCTTCGATCTCTGGAAGAAGCAGCTGGAGGAAGGCACACAGCAGTGGCTCAAGATGCTGGGCGCCCCCCAGGCCCAGCCACCCGACCCGCAGGCCTTCTGGCGTCCCTTCATGGACCAGGGCATGGCGGCGTGGGCCAAGGTCATGACCCAGGGCCCGGCCTCCCCGGACCTCATGGGTCAGTGGAAGCAGTTCCTGGATCAGTGGGTCGCCGCCTGGTCGAAGGCGCTCGAGCAGGCCATGGGGACCGAAGCCTTCGCGAAGGCGCTCGGCACGCAGCTGGAGGGTGTCCTCAACGCCGCGGGCCCCGCGAAGAAGGCCGCCGAGCAGCACATCGAAGCAGCGCTCGGGGGGCTCGGGATTCCCTCCCGGAGTCAGGTCACGGGCATCGCCCGGCAGGTGGTCCAGCTCGAGGAGAAGCTGGAGGGCGTGGAGGACCGCCTGGAGACCGTTCTCCAGCGGCTCGACGGGATCGCCGCCGCCCTCAAACGGGAGCCCGCATGATCGGCCTGACCATCGACGGCATCCAGGTCGGCGACGTGGCCGAGATCACCCGACTGGCCGCTGATGCAGACATCGCGGAGTTCGTGGATGCCGTCGGGG from Candidatus Rokuibacteriota bacterium includes the following:
- a CDS encoding alpha/beta fold hydrolase — translated: MKDELFTMAGERPGLSSEARAGWQQEVERSLLRMKHFAEMVANPREPEVGPTPRQEIYRTNKSRLYRYQSPRTRRTPLLFVPNLGISRPYIFDLMPQGSFVEHMTQQGFDFYLVDWGVFGEEDNGLTVEDAVTKILPRLARKALLSSGASEMSVLGYCMGAPLSACFVATHPEFPVKNFIDMAGPIDFAHVGLFGLWLDRRFFDVDKYVDTLGSIPPDMVKAGFKLLKPTMDLTTGLNLWWNLWNPEYVAGVNALHKWANEYVAFPGEFFRQWVRDFYQENRLVKGELVMGGRPVDLTRITCPVLAVGAREDNIAPPGCVKPLIAAVGSADRAYVELPGGHISLIAGRGASVHCWPKVASWLAARS